The proteins below are encoded in one region of Triticum aestivum cultivar Chinese Spring chromosome 1B, IWGSC CS RefSeq v2.1, whole genome shotgun sequence:
- the LOC123132304 gene encoding uncharacterized protein: MAINRATKTGESDAVRRGISVAVASIARATAAGKRHVHATREPSRSLLTARATAACAAEARPHDYGAKSLAEGLRPAQQWMQPVCGTAGDLEVQFNKAANIFPCKREPDQEELARYGVLIAAILRCPSGLAFHRCVLQIMSRRCSAGPAVRLRPAGPLRLFHSLLVSPLPSSRLSRPLPPLQQQQQGAGRRRDREGRRRKGESEPKGRGGRARESRPKGRGGTEGEWRRGQPPARRSLL; encoded by the exons ATGGCGATAAATCGCGCGACCAAGACGGGGGAGAGCGACGCCGTGCGGCGAGGAATTTCAGTCGCTGTTGCGTCGATAGCTCGTGCGACCGCGGCGGGGAAGAGACACGTCCACGCGACGAGGGAGCCTAGCCGCTCGCTGCTGACAGCTCGCGCGACTGCGGCCTGTGCAGCAGAGGCGCGTCCGCACGACTACGGAGCTAAGTCGCTAG CTGAAGGCTTACGTCCAGCACAACAATGGATGCAACCTGTTTGTGGGACTGCCGGAGACTTAGAAGTTCAATTCAACAAAGCTGCCAACATCTTTCCGTGCAAAC GTGAGCCCGACCAAGAGGAGCTAGCCAGATATGGAGTTCTCATTGCCGCCATCCTCCGTTGCCCATCAGGCCTGGCCTTTCATAG GTGTGTACTCCAGATCATGTCGCGCCGCTGTTCTGCAGGGCCGGCCGTCCGGctcaggccggccggccctctccggctcttccactCTCTCTTGGTCTCTCCCCTCCCCTCCAGCCGTCTCTCTCGGCCTCTCCCTcccctgcagcagcagcagcagggcgcTGGGCGGAGGAGAGACCGAGAGGGCCGGAGGCGGAAGGGAGAGTCGGAGCCCAAGGGCAGGGGAGGGAGAGCCCGAGAGAGCCGGCCGAAGGGAAGGGGAGGGACTGAGGGAGAGTGGAGGCGTGGGCAGCCGCCGGCGCGAAGAAGCCTCCTGTAG